A region of the Microcystis aeruginosa FD4 genome:
GCTTAGGACATATACTGGATGATAAAGTCGAAGTAGGGGGCTGCTTCCACGGCATCCTCTTGAGTCAAAAGACCTAAAGCGGCCTCTTTGAGACAACGAATCGCTTCCACCATGCCGGGGACGGGAACATTAAGAGAGTTATACATCTCTTTGACCCCGATCAGACCGGTTTGTTCGATCGGTGCTTTATCTCCGGCTAATACCCCATAGGTAACTAGACGCAGATACCAACCATAATCGCGCAAGCATTG
Encoded here:
- a CDS encoding allophycocyanin subunit alpha-B, encoding MSVVSQVILKADDELRYPSSGELQGIGQFLKTGEQRIRIAETLAENEKKIVDQAQKQLFKKRPDYRAPGGNAYGQRQYNQCLRDYGWYLRLVTYGVLAGDKAPIEQTGLIGVKEMYNSLNVPVPGMVEAIRCLKEAALGLLTQEDAVEAAPYFDFIIQYMS